The window GCCGACGTTGAATTCACGGCGGCCTACTGCATGCATCCGGACGGGGGCTGCAACGCCGCGCCCCGGTTCGAGAACGTGGCCGCGGTGGAGGCGGTGGACGACCACACCGTACGGATCTCCTTCACCGTACCGATGCCGTTCCCCTACGCGCCGTTCGTGGGCTCCACCTGCCCGGTGATCCAGAAGAAGCAGTTCGAGGGCTGCCTGGGAGCCAAGGCGCCCGAGTGCACGGATCAGAACTTCGGCCCCATCGGCACCGGCCCCTTCAAGGTGAAGGAGTTCCGGCCCAACGACGTGGTGCGCTACGAGATGAACGAACGCTACCGCAACCCGGACCAGCCGGCCTTTGCGTCGATTTTGGTGAAGGGCGGCGGCGACGCCGTGTCGGCCGCCCGGGCGGTACTTGAAACAGGGGAGTTCGACTACGCTTGGAACCTCCAGGTGGAGCCCGAGATCCTCGGCGCAATGGAAAAGGCAGGCAAGGGCAAGGTGGTGTCGGCCTTCGGCACCCTGGTGGAGCGGCTGATCGTGCAGCTCTCCAATCCCGATCCGGCCCTGGGCGACAAGCGGTCCACCTACCAGGACGGCAAGAACCCGCACCCCTTCCTCTCGGACCCGGCCGTGCGGCGCGCCCTTTCCCTGGCCATCGACCGCAACATCCTGGTGGAGGCCGGCTACGGCCAGGCGGGCCGGGTGACCTGCAACGTCCTGCCGGCGCCGCCGGTGTACGCCTCTACGGCCAACGACTGGTGCAAGACCCAGGACGTCGCGGCCGCCAACAAGCTGCTGGACGAAGCGGGCTGGGTGCGCGGCTCCGACGGCATCCGCGCCAAAAACGGGGTGCGCCTTTCGATCCTGTACCAGACCTCCACCAATTCCGTGCGCCAGGGCGCCCAGGCGCTGATCAAGCAGATGTGGCGGCAGATCGGCGTCGAAACCGAGCTTAAGAACATCAGCGCTTCGGTGTTCTTCGGCAGCGACCCGGGGAGCCCGGACACCTACCAGAAGTTCTACGCCGACATCCAGATGTACGCCAACCAGTTCAACGGCACCGATCCCCAGGCCTACTTGCAGGGCTGGCTGTGCAAGGAGATCCCCGGACCCGACAACCAGTGGATAGGCAACAACATGCCGCGCTACTGCGATGCGGAATACGAAAAGCTCGCGGCGCAGTTGGCCGAGACCGCGGGCATCGAGAAGCGTGCGGCCATCGCCAGGCGCCTGAATGACATGCTGATGGACTACGGCGCGTTGATCCCGCTGGTCCACCGCGGCGAGGTGGGCGCGCACGCGCTCTCCCTGGGCGGGGTGCGGATCAATGCCTGGGACGCCTTGCAGTGGAACATCCAAGAGTGGCACCGGCGGAAGTAGAGCCCGCACGAGTGAGCGCCCATGGCACGGTACGTGGCCAGACGCCTGCTCTTCGCGATCCCGACGCTCCTGGTCATCAGCTTCATCGTTTTCGCGCTGCTGGACCTCGCCCCTAGTGACCCCACGGCCCAGCTTCCGCCGACCATCCCGCCCGAGACCCGGCAAGCCATCCGCGAGAGCCTGGGTCTCGGGCAGCCGTTCCACATCCGCTACATCAAGTGGCTCGACCAGTTCCTGGTGAACGAGCCCCTCAACCTGTTGGAGCGGATGTGGGGCATCGAGATCGGCGACTCCGCCGGGCGCCTGCGGGTGCGTTCCTGGGCCACGCGCGCGCCGGTGGTGGACCTGATCGCGTCGCGCCTTCCGCAGACCCTGACCGTCGTCGGCATCTCCTACATCGTCGCGATGCTCATCGCCGTGCCGGTGGGTGTCTATTCCGCCTACCGGCAGTACTCGGTCTTCGACCAGGCAGGCACTTTCATCACCATGGTGGGGTTCTCGGTGCCGACCTTCTTCACCGGGACCGTCCTCATCGTGGTCTTCAGCGTGTGGCTCGATTGGTTCCCGTCCATCTATGATACCACCCACCGGGTCACGGACCTGGAGAGCCTTTTCGTCCAGGTGCGCCAGATGGTGATGCCGGTGATGGTGCTCGGGCTCTTCAACGCGGCCCAGCTCAGCCGCTTCACCCGCTCGTCGGTGCTCGAGAACCTGAACCAGGACTACGTGCGCACGGCCCGGGCCAAAGGGGTGGCCGAACGCAGCGTCATACTCGTCCACGTGCTGCGCAACAGCCTGATCCCGGTGGTGACGGTCATCGCCCTCGGGCTGCCCACGACCTTCGCCGGGGCCATCATCACCGAGCAGATCTTCCGCATCAACGGCGTCGGCCAGTTGCTCATCGGCGCCATCGAGGGCGGCGACATTCCCACGGTCCAGACGGTGACCTTCATATTCGCGGTGCTGATCGTAGGGTTCAACCTCGTGGCGGACGTGCTCTACGGCGTGCTGGATCCGAGGATTCGCTATGATTGACGCCTCGGCGGATCTCATGACCGGCGCACCCGAACATCGCCCGCCCGCCCATGGCGTGTGGCAGCAGTTCCGGCGCCACAAGGGCGCGGTGGCCGGCGCCGCCGTGTTCGCGTTGACGGCGCTGGCGGTGTTGCTAGGCGCCGCGGTCTACGGTGTCGATCCCCAGTATCTCGACTACCTGTCGCGGAACCAGGGCTTTTCGCTGGCGCATCCTATGGGAACCGACAACCTCGGCCGCGACACGCTGGCGCGGGTGCTGGCGGGCGGACAGATCTCCCTGGCCGTGGGGGTCGCCGCCATGGTCCTGTCGTTGACGCTCGGCACCTTCGTAGGCGTCATGGCCGGGTTCTTCCGCCGGTTCGACGGTCCGCTCATGCGCTTCACCGACCTGTTCCTGGCGTTGCCGGTGCTGCCGCTGCTGCTGGTGGGCATCATGCTGTTCCGGGATCCGCTGCGCGCGGCCCTGGGACCCGAGGCCGGCATCTTCATCCTGATCGTGGCGGTCATCGGCCTGACGAGTTGGATGCAGACCGCTCGGCTGGTGCGCGGCGAGGTGCTGGCCGTCAAGGAGCGCGAGTTTGTCATCGCCGCCCGCGGCGTGGGTGCCGCCCCACGCTACATCATCCTGCGGCACGTCTTGCCCAACGCCCTGAGTCCCATCACCGTCGCCGCCACCCTGGGCATCGCCAACGCCATCATCACGGAGAGCGCCCTGAGCTTCCTGGGCCTGGGCTTCCCGTCCGATTTCCCCACCTGGGGCCGGCTGCTGTTCGACGGCGTCCCGTTCATCGAGATCGCTCCCGCGCGGGTGCTCTGGCCGGGCCTGGCGATCTCCCTTACCGTATTGAGCGTGAACTACATGGGCGACGGGCTGCGCGATGCGCTGGACCCGCGCGTTCGGCGGCACTAGTGTCCTGTGTCACAAATAGCTTGATGAAACCGCGAGGGCATTTTTGTCGTCGGCAAGGCGCGATGACTTGTAGGGGCGACCTGCGGTCGCCCCGGTGGCGGGCACCACGCGAGAAAGACCCCGGGTCAAAGCCCGGGGTCACGTAACGCAGCAGTCAGTGATTCATGCGAGACCATGACGCACGACGCCAGGACGGTATGACGTGAGCTACGAATTCGACCTCGGCGCCCATGCCCGGCGAGTCACCACCGACAACCGCGACGCCCAACGCTGGTTCGACCGTGGGCTTCTATGGCTCTACGGCTTCAACCGCGAGGAGGCGGCGCACTGCTTCCGGGAGGCGCTACGCGCCGACCCGTCCTGCGCCATGGCCTTCTGGGGCGAGGCTTTTGCCGCCGGGCCGTTCATCAACCTGCCCTGGCAGTGGCAGGGCGAAGCGGAGCGCCAAACGGC of the Deltaproteobacteria bacterium genome contains:
- a CDS encoding ABC transporter permease; its protein translation is MARYVARRLLFAIPTLLVISFIVFALLDLAPSDPTAQLPPTIPPETRQAIRESLGLGQPFHIRYIKWLDQFLVNEPLNLLERMWGIEIGDSAGRLRVRSWATRAPVVDLIASRLPQTLTVVGISYIVAMLIAVPVGVYSAYRQYSVFDQAGTFITMVGFSVPTFFTGTVLIVVFSVWLDWFPSIYDTTHRVTDLESLFVQVRQMVMPVMVLGLFNAAQLSRFTRSSVLENLNQDYVRTARAKGVAERSVILVHVLRNSLIPVVTVIALGLPTTFAGAIITEQIFRINGVGQLLIGAIEGGDIPTVQTVTFIFAVLIVGFNLVADVLYGVLDPRIRYD
- a CDS encoding ABC transporter permease, which produces MTGAPEHRPPAHGVWQQFRRHKGAVAGAAVFALTALAVLLGAAVYGVDPQYLDYLSRNQGFSLAHPMGTDNLGRDTLARVLAGGQISLAVGVAAMVLSLTLGTFVGVMAGFFRRFDGPLMRFTDLFLALPVLPLLLVGIMLFRDPLRAALGPEAGIFILIVAVIGLTSWMQTARLVRGEVLAVKEREFVIAARGVGAAPRYIILRHVLPNALSPITVAATLGIANAIITESALSFLGLGFPSDFPTWGRLLFDGVPFIEIAPARVLWPGLAISLTVLSVNYMGDGLRDALDPRVRRH
- a CDS encoding peptide ABC transporter substrate-binding protein yields the protein MSKLRGLMLMAAVLAVFATAAYAQRGADGELKMLYWQAPSVPNPFLSGGTKDIHAAAFVIEPLARYDDSANMVPALAAEIPTVENGGIAADLKSVTWKLRKDVTWSDGTPFTAADVEFTAAYCMHPDGGCNAAPRFENVAAVEAVDDHTVRISFTVPMPFPYAPFVGSTCPVIQKKQFEGCLGAKAPECTDQNFGPIGTGPFKVKEFRPNDVVRYEMNERYRNPDQPAFASILVKGGGDAVSAARAVLETGEFDYAWNLQVEPEILGAMEKAGKGKVVSAFGTLVERLIVQLSNPDPALGDKRSTYQDGKNPHPFLSDPAVRRALSLAIDRNILVEAGYGQAGRVTCNVLPAPPVYASTANDWCKTQDVAAANKLLDEAGWVRGSDGIRAKNGVRLSILYQTSTNSVRQGAQALIKQMWRQIGVETELKNISASVFFGSDPGSPDTYQKFYADIQMYANQFNGTDPQAYLQGWLCKEIPGPDNQWIGNNMPRYCDAEYEKLAAQLAETAGIEKRAAIARRLNDMLMDYGALIPLVHRGEVGAHALSLGGVRINAWDALQWNIQEWHRRK